From one Solanum stenotomum isolate F172 chromosome 12, ASM1918654v1, whole genome shotgun sequence genomic stretch:
- the LOC125847059 gene encoding uncharacterized protein LOC125847059, with product MGGCVSTPATTIRARKKHPRRHRKYNRKNSNSGIIGTRKRNSDARVTDIAVSEFVHTTTTTCRTSEVSNSTFHLTQLQWQHNQIDGNVLCQEEAWFDSHSIFESDSDDDFSSVHGDIFPNISNGQVVQYETSSCFMDSKHKYKEYHEKYLKIDGLSKDGVEDPNGPAVVIAQDYERPSMGKGEDFGTKKKNLDRAYASFKSVKKEILQMQEKTQETVFKSVLPKLVNTLSFNDKIINGPNSAPHSQVKKSTIIRLSMKRTSVDGEENEFCSSRKFLRRPRAGLLIPRSTEEKSIAGSWSKIEPSNFKLRGDSYFKDKRKAPATNVSPYTPIGVDLFACPRKINHIAQHIELPSIKGDGRIPPLLIVNIQLPTYPAPMFVGDADGEGLSLVVYFKLSETFEEDISPQFQDTIKRFIEDDMEKVKGFAKESTVPFRERLKIMVGLVNPDEIVTSSTERKLLNAYNEKPVLSRPQHNFYQGPNYLEVDLDIHRFSYIARKGLDAFRERLRHGILDFGLTIQAQKPEELPEKVLGCVRLNKIDFVDHGQIPTLVRVEEDSCSE from the exons ATGGGTGGTTGTGTATCAACTCCAGCAACCACAATCAGGGCAAGGAAGAAACACCCTCGTCGCCACAGAAAATACAATAGAAAGAATTCAAACTCAGGTATAATAGGAACCAGGAAAAGAAACAGCGATGCACGGGTGACAGACATCGCTGTTAGTGAGTTTGTTCATACAACTACAACAACCTGCAGAACATCTGAGGTCTCCAATTCCACATTTCATCTTACTCAGTTGCAGTGGCAGCATAATCAAATAGATGGCAACG TTCTTTGCCAAGAAGAAGCATGGTTTGACTCGCACAGCATTTTTGAGTCCGACTCAGATGATGACTTTAGTAGTGTTCATGGAG ATATTTTCCCCAACATTTCAAATGGACAAGTAGTTCAGTATGAAACTTCATCATGCTTTATGGATAGTAAACACAAGTACAAAGAATACCATGAGAAATATCTCAAGATAGATGGCTTGAGCAAAGATGGAGTTGAGGATCCAAATGGACCTGCAGTTGTAATTGCTCAGGACTATGAACGTCCATCCATGGGGAAGGGTGAAGATTTTGGTACCAAAAAGAAGAACTTGGATCGTGCATATGCAAGCTTTAAAAGTGTAAAAAAGGAGATACTTCAGATGCAGGAGAAAACTCAGGAAACTGTTTTCAAGTCTGTTTTACCGAAGCTGGTAAATACCTTGAGTTTCAATGACAAAATCATAAATGGACCAAACTCAGCTCCACATTCTCAAGTAAAGAAGTCGACTATTATAAGACTTTCTATGAAGAGGACATCTGTTGATGGGgaagaaaatgaatttt GTTCTTCGAGAAAGTTTCTTCGCCGCCCCAGGGCTGGGCTTTTAATTCCCCGTTCCACAGAAGAAAAGTCTATCGCAGGAAGTTGGTCAAAGATTGAGCCTTCAAACTTTAAGCTCCGTGGTGATAGTTATTTCAA AGATAAGAGGAAAGCCCCTGCGACTAATGTGTCTCCTTATACTCCAATTGGGGTCGACTTATTTGCTTGCCCAAGAAAGATCAATCATATAGCACAACATATTGAGCTTCCTTCTATAAAAGGAGATGGAAGAATACCGCCTTTACTAATTGTTAACATTCAG CTGCCCACTTATCCTGCTCCGATGTTTGTTGGTGATGCTGATGGAGAAGGCTTGAGCCTTGTAGTATATTTCAAACTTTCTGAAACTTTTGAGGAGGACATCTCTCCCCAGTTTCAGGACACCATCAAG AGATTCATCGAGGATGACATGGAAAAGGTGAAAGGTTTTGCAAAAGAATCAACTGTTCCTTTCAGAGAGAGGTTGAAGATTATGGTTGGGTTGGTTAATCCAGATGAGATTGTTACAAGTTCAACTGAAAGGAAGCTTTTGAATGCTTACAATGAAAAGCCTGTGCTTTCCCGCCCTCAACACAATTTTTATCAG GGCCCGAATTACCTAGAAGTTGATCTTGACATTCATCGCTTCAGCTACATAGCAAGAAAGGGACTCGATGCTTTTAGAGAACGTTTACGACATGGAATACTTGATTTTGGTCTAACAATTCAG GCACAGAAGCCAGAGGAGCTGCCAGAGAAAGTGCTTGGTTGTGTTAGATTGAACAAGATTGATTTTGTTGATCATGGCCAAATACCCACCCTTGTGAGAGTTGAGGAAGATTCATGTTCAGAATAA